A single Ziziphus jujuba cultivar Dongzao chromosome 11, ASM3175591v1 DNA region contains:
- the LOC107432829 gene encoding uncharacterized protein LOC107432829: protein MDVSSHWDKLKSQSVDSFEGLQSFVNQEQWPDDTEHDGLVNELENALAETLCIQEAEEMEHASNGVNISNMDERNECGSSTTELGKSSQKLLLKSATFPCPNMTLPRHSSSGEKPENATKGLFSGDSPHNACTRSISLPTPSELVSAMKGSREKRGAPPKKLTVSWAPDVYDPTPNSMSHTVKGGKKQQKHKNNRKNWKKDGKKGQRGNSSRGKDKKQQRKPVGSSDRSSKPFDACVRIVEANNGFDDITVGSPDPQSYCGSSFLKKSLANMHYPVAEAL, encoded by the exons ATGGACGTTAGCTCTCATTGGGATAAGTTGAAGTCACAATCTGTAGACAGCTTTGAAGGTTTGCAGTCATTTGTGAACCAAGAACAATGGCCTGATGATACTGAGCATGATGGTTTGGTTAATGAACTTGAAAATGCTCTAGCTGAGACTTTATGCATTCAAGAAGCTGAAGAAATGGAACATGCTTCTAATGGGGTTAATATCAGCAACATGGATGAGAGAAATGAATGTGGAAGCTCTACAACTGAGTTGGGAAAGTCCTCTCAAAAGTTGCTGTTGAAATCTGCAACCTTTCCATGTCCTAATATGACTCTGCCACGTCATTCTTCTTCAGGTGAGAAACCTGAAAATGCAACGAAGGGGCTCTTCTCCGGGGACTCTCCTCACAATGCCTGCACGCGCTCCATATCTTTGCCT ACTCCTTCGGAACTTGTATCTGCCATGAAAGGTAGCCGTGAGAAACGAGGTGCACCGCCGAAGAAACTAACTGTGAGTTGGGCTCCAGATGTGTATGATCCTACTCCTAATTCGATGTCACACACCGTGAAGGGGGGCAAGAAGCAGCAGAAGCATAAGAACAACAGGAAGAATTGGAAGAAAGATGGAAAGAAAGGGCAAAGGGGGAACTCTTCACGAGGTAAAGACAAGAAGCAACAAAGAAAACCAGTTGGGAGTTCTGATAGGTCTTCTAAGCCATTCGATGCCTGTGTGAGAATAGTAGAGGCTAATAATGGATTTGATGATATAACAGTTGGTAGTCCAGACCCACAGTCATATTGTGGGAGTTCCTTCTTGAAGAAATCGCTTGCTAACATGCACTACCCTGTTGCAGAAGCCCTGTGA